From Peromyscus maniculatus bairdii isolate BWxNUB_F1_BW_parent chromosome 8, HU_Pman_BW_mat_3.1, whole genome shotgun sequence, a single genomic window includes:
- the LOC121831634 gene encoding olfactory receptor 2T29-like: MDITTWMSNYTGQSDFTLVGLFSQSKHPALLAMVTFVVFLMALSGNALLILLIHSDTRLHTPMYFFIRQLSLMDMMYISVTVPKMLMDQVLGSHKISAAACGIQMFLYLTLAGSEYFLLAAMSYDRYVAICHPLRYPVLMNRRVCLLLMSVCWFLGSLDGFILTPVTMTFPFCGSHEIHHFFCEVPAVTKLSCSDTWLYETLMYLCCVLMLLIPVTVISSSYSSILLTVHRMNSAEGRKKALATCSSHMTVVILFYGAAVYTYMLPASFHTPEKDMVMSVFYTILTPLLNPLIYSLRNKNVTEALKKLFGVEHSFKKQ, encoded by the coding sequence ATGGACATCACCACCTGGATGAGCAACTACACTGGACAGTCAGATTTCACCCTGGTCGGATTATTCAGTCAATCCAAACACCCTGCTCTGCTTGCTATGGTCACATTTGTGGTTTTCCTGATGGCCTTGTCTGGGAATGCCCTCCTGATCCTTCTGATACACTCTGACACCCgcctccacacacccatgtacttttTCATCAGGCAGTTGTCCCTCATGGACATGATGTACATTTCTGTCACTGTGCCCAAGATGCTCATGGACCAGGTCCTTGGGAGCCACAAGatctcagcagctgcctgtgGGATACAGATGTTCCTGTACCTGACACTAGCAGGTTCAGAATATTTCCTTCTGGCTGCCATGTcttatgaccgctatgtggccatctgccatCCACTCCGTTATCCTGTCCTTATGAACCGTAGAGTGTGTCTCCTCCTGATGTCTGTCTGTTGGTTCCTGGGATCCTTGGATGGCTTCATACTCACGCCTGTCACCATGACCTTCCCATTCTGTGGATCCCATGAGATCCATCACTTTTTCTGTGAGGTCCCGGCTGTGACAAAGCTCTCCTGCTCAGACACCTGGCTCTATGAGACCCTCATGTACCTTTGCTGTGTGCTCATGCTCCTCATCCCTGTCACAGTCATATCAAGCTCCTATTCATCCATCCTCCTCACTGTTCACAGGATGAACTCAGCTGAGGGCAGGAAGAAGGCCCTGGCCACCTGCTCCTCCCACATGACTGTGGTCATCCTCTTCTATGGTGCTGCTGTCTACACCTACatgctccctgcctccttccatACCCCTGAGAAGGACATGGTCATGTCTGTGTTTTACACAATACTCACCCCTCTGTTGAACCCACTAATCTACAGTCTGAGGAATAAGAATGTCACAGAGGCCCTAAAGAAACTGTTTGGTGTGGAACACTCTTTCAAGAAACAGTAA
- the LOC102918295 gene encoding olfactory receptor 2T29-like: MDITTWMSNYTGQSDFTLVGLFSQSKHPALLAMVTFVVFLMALSGNALLILLIHFDTRLHTPMYFFIRQLSLMDIIYISVTVPKMLIDQVLGSHKISAAACGIQMFLYLTLVGSEYFLLAAMSYDRYVAICHPLRYPVLMNHRVCLLLMSVCWFLGSLDGFMLTPVTMTFPFCGSHEIHHFFCEVPAVTKLSCSDTQLYETLMYLCCVLMLLIPVTVISSSYSSILLTVHRMNSAEGRKKALVTCSSHMTVVILFYGAAVYTYMLPASFHTPAKDMVVSVFYTILTPLLNPLIYSLRNKNVTEALKKLLGVEPLFQKQ; encoded by the coding sequence ATGGACATCACCACCTGGATGAGCAACTATACTGGACAGTCAGATTTCACCCTGGTCGGATTATTCAGTCAATCCAAACACCCTGCTCTGCTTGCTATGGTCACATTTGTGGTTTTCCTGATGGCCTTGTCTGGGAATGCCCTCCTGATCCTTCTGATACACTTTGACACCCgcctccacacacccatgtacttttTCATCAGGCAGTTGTCCCTCATGGACATCATATACATTTCTGTCACTGTGCCCAAGATGCTCATTGATCAGGTTCTTGGGAGCCACAAGatctcagcagctgcctgtgGGATACAGATGTTCCTGTACCTGACACTAGTAGGTTCAGAATATTTCCTTCTGGCTGCCATGTcttatgaccgctatgtggccatctgccatCCACTCCGTTATCCTGTCCTCATGAACCATAGAGTGTGTCTCCTCCTGATGTCTGTCTGTTGGTTCCTGGGATCCCTGGATGGCTTCATGCTCACTCCTGTCACCATGACCTTCCCATTCTGTGGATCCCATGAGATCCATCACTTCTTCTGTGAGGTCCCCGCTGTGACAAAGCTCTCCTGTTCAGACACCCAGCTCTATGAGACTCTCATGTACCTGTGCTGTGTGCTCATGCTTCTCATCCCCGTGACAGTCATATCAAGCTCCTATTCATCTATCCTCCTCACTGTTCACAGGATGAACTcggcagagggaaggaagaaggcccTGGTCACATGCTCCTCCCACATGACTGTGGTCATCCTCTTCTATGGTGCTGCTGTCTACACCTACatgctccctgcctccttccacaCCCCTGCGAAAGACATGGTGGTGTCTGTGTTTTACACAATACTCACCCCTCTGTTGAACCCACTAATCTACAGTCTTAGGAATAAGAATGTCACAGAGGCCCTGAAGAAACTCTTGGGTGTGGAACCCCTTTTCCAGAAACAATAA
- the LOC102918597 gene encoding olfactory receptor 2T29-like, which yields MNIITWMSNYTGQSDFTLVGFFSQSKHPALLAVIIFVIFLMALSGNALLILLIISDTRLHTPMYFFISQLSLMDMMYISVTVPKMLMDQVLGSHKISAAACGIQMFLYVTLAGSEFFLLAAMSYDRYVAICHPLRYPVLMNHRVCLLLMSVCWFLGSLDGFMFTPVTMTFPFCGSHEIHHFFCEVPAVTKLSCSDTWLYETFMYLCCVLMLLIPVTVISSSYSFILLTVIRMKSAEGRKKALATCSSHMTVVILFYGAAVYTYMLPASFHTPEKDMVVSVFYTILTPLLNPLIYSLRNKNVIDAMEKLLGVKHSFKNQ from the coding sequence ATGAACATCATTACCTGGATGAGCAACTATACTGGACAGTCAGATTTCACCCTGGTCGGATTCTTCAGTCAGTCCAAACACCCTGCCCTGCTTGCTGTCATCATATTTGTGATTTTCCTGATGGCCTTGTCTGGGAATGCCCTCCTGATCCTTCTAATAATCTCTGACACCCgcctccacacacccatgtacttttTCATCAGCCAGTTGTCCCTCATGGACATGATGTACATTTCTGTCACTGTGCCCAAGATGCTCATGGACCAGGTTCTTGGGAGCCACAAGATCTCAGCGGCTGCCTGTGGGATACAGATGTTTCTCTATGTGACACTAGCAGGTTCAGAATTTTTCCTTTTGGCTGCCATGTCTTATGACCGCTATGTAGCCATCTGCCATCCACTCCGTTATCCTGTCCTCATGAACCATAGAGTGTGTCTCCTCCTGATGTCTGTCTGTTGGTTCCTGGGATCCCTGGATGGCTTCATGTTCACTCCTGTCACCATGACCTTCCCATTCTGTGGATCCCATGAGATCCATCACTTTTTCTGTGAGGTCCCTGCTGTGACAAAGCTCTCTTGCTCAGACACCTGGCTCTATGAGACCTTCATGTACCTGTGCTGTGTGCTCATGCTTCTCATCCCTGTCACAGTCATCTCAAGCTCCTATTCATTCATCCTCCTCACAGTTATCAGGATGAAATCAGCTGAGGGCAGGAAGAAGGCCCTGGCCACCTGCTCCTCCCATATGACTGTGGTCATCCTCTTCTATGGTGCTGCTGTCTACACCTACatgctccctgcctccttccacaCCCCTGAGAAGGACATGGTGGTGTCTGTGTTTTACACGATACTCACCCCTCTGTTGAACCCACTAATCTACAGTCTTAGGAATAAGAATGTCATAGATGCCATGGAGAAACTGTTGGGTGTGAAACACTCTTTCAAGAACCAGTAA